One part of the Solirubrobacterales bacterium genome encodes these proteins:
- the dut gene encoding dUTP diphosphatase, whose protein sequence is MRLNFRLLVDGAILPSRAHPGDAGLDLHASEAARIGPGERFAVGTGVAVEIPQGHAGLVLPRSGLARRHGISIVNSPGLIDSGYRGELQVLLMNNDPAETFLIEPGDRVAQLVVVEIPTVDPEVSQELTDSERGERGFGSSGR, encoded by the coding sequence ATGCGGCTGAACTTTCGGCTTCTTGTCGATGGGGCGATTCTGCCATCCCGGGCCCACCCCGGTGACGCCGGGCTCGATCTGCACGCCTCGGAAGCGGCCCGGATCGGGCCCGGTGAGCGCTTCGCGGTCGGTACCGGGGTGGCAGTCGAGATCCCGCAGGGACACGCCGGACTGGTGCTCCCGCGCTCGGGACTGGCCCGTCGGCACGGGATCTCGATCGTCAACTCACCCGGGCTGATCGATTCCGGCTACCGGGGGGAACTCCAGGTTCTCCTGATGAACAACGACCCGGCCGAGACGTTCCTGATCGAGCCCGGGGACAGGGTCGCCCAGCTGGTGGTGGTCGAGATCCCGACGGTCGATCCCGAGGTCAGTCAGGAACTGACCGATTCGGAGCGCGGGGAGCGCGGATTCGGCTCCAGCGGGCGCTGA